The genomic window CCAGATCCCCAAGGCCATCAAGGGGCCAGAGAGAGCTGTTGGAAAGCTCATCGGTGCGCGCGCGCAGATGGACAATCTGGACGACATGATCGACGAGCTCGAGCTCAGGCACATCTTCGACCGCGAGGTCAACCTGCTCTCTGGCGGAGAATTGCAGCGTTTCGCTATTGCCCTTGTCTGTGTACAAAAGGCCGATGTCTACATGTTCGACGAGCCTTCTTCGTTCTTGGATGTCAAGCAGCGTCTTGCTGCTGCTCGCAAGATTCGTAGCCTGCTCCGCCCTGACGACTACGTTATCTGCGTCGAGCACGATTTGTCCGTTCTTGACTACCTTTCCGACTTCATCTGCGTTCTTTACGGAAAGCCTGCCGTTTATGGTGTTGTCACGCTCCCAGCATCCGTCCGTGAAGGCATCAACATCTTCCTTGACGGTAACATCCCTACCGAGAATTTGCGTTTCCGCGAGGAATCGCTCCAGTTCCGCATTGGTGAGGCTGGCGATGACGAGTTCATGATCGATCACAACCACGACTACAGCTACCCGAAAATGTCCAGGACCCAGGGCAACTTCAAGCTGAACATTGAAGCTGGACAGTTCAACGACTCCGAGATCATCGTTATGATGGGTGAGAACGGTACTGGAAAAACCACCTTCTGTAAGATGCTTGCCGGTGCTCTGCAGCCTGATGGCACAACCAAGATTCCCAAGATGAGTATTTCTATGAAGCCTCAGACAATCACGCCCAAGTTCCAGGGTACCGTCCGCCAGCTGTTCTTTAAGAAGATCAAGGCTGCTTTCTTGAGCCCTCAGTTCCAGACTGATGTCTACAAGCCGCTCAAGATGGACGACTTCGTGGACCAGGAAGTTCAGAACCTGTCGGGTGGTGAATTGCAGCGTGTCGCCATTGTCCTCGCTTTGGGTATTCCCGCCGACATCTATTTGATCGACGAGCCCAGTGCTTACCTCGACTCCGAGCAGCGTATCATCGCTGCTCGTGTCATCAAGCGATTCATTATGCACGCTAAGAAGACTGCCTTCGTCGTCGAGCACGATTTCGTCATGGCCACCTACCTTGCCGACCGTGTCATTGTGTTCGACGGTCAGCCCGCCGTCAACGCTCGCGCCCGCGCCCCTGAATCCCTCCTCTCTGGATGCAATTCCTTCTTGAAGAACCTGGACGTTACCTTCCGTCGTGACCCCAACTCATACCGCCCTCGTATCAACAAGTACAACTCTCAGCTTGATCAAGAACAAAAACTGAGCGGAAATTACTTCTTCTTGGAGGACGATTCTTGAAGTTGTTCATGACCAAAAGTGCCACGCCCACCTCCAGCGCCGCCCTCACGGGCATGCGGCGTTCGGGGGCACCAAAAGGGGAAACAAGAAGCGAGGCCTGAGGTCGTGCTCGAGCTCCTTGGATGACGAGCTTGAGTCTGACGAGGTAGACGAAGAGGATAAACGATGTTGGTGGCGGTCGACCTCCTGCGCTGTTTGATCAAACAAGAAATGTATGAACATAGTCAAGCAGCCCGGGTCAAGCTAGGTGTCCGCCATCGTCTCTAACCAAGCCAGACAGTATGAGGAACCTGTGTGTGCGAACTCTGCTTTACAGGTCCAGTAGGTGTAGACAGATAACTTACTATACCC from Ascochyta rabiei chromosome 2, complete sequence includes these protein-coding regions:
- a CDS encoding Fe-S cluster-binding ribosome biosynthesis protein, whose amino-acid sequence is MPRPGQVLGLVGTNGIGKSTALKILSGKLKPNLGRFDNPPDWEEILKYFRGSELQNYFTKILEDNLKAVVKPQYVDQIPKAIKGPERAVGKLIGARAQMDNLDDMIDELELRHIFDREVNLLSGGELQRFAIALVCVQKADVYMFDEPSSFLDVKQRLAAARKIRSLLRPDDYVICVEHDLSVLDYLSDFICVLYGKPAVYGVVTLPASVREGINIFLDGNIPTENLRFREESLQFRIGEAGDDEFMIDHNHDYSYPKMSRTQGNFKLNIEAGQFNDSEIIVMMGENGTGKTTFCKMLAGALQPDGTTKIPKMSISMKPQTITPKFQGTVRQLFFKKIKAAFLSPQFQTDVYKPLKMDDFVDQEVQNLSGGELQRVAIVLALGIPADIYLIDEPSAYLDSEQRIIAARVIKRFIMHAKKTAFVVEHDFVMATYLADRVIVFDGQPAVNARARAPESLLSGCNSFLKNLDVTFRRDPNSYRPRINKYNSQLDQEQKLSGNYFFLEDDS